The Dermacentor albipictus isolate Rhodes 1998 colony chromosome 2, USDA_Dalb.pri_finalv2, whole genome shotgun sequence genome has a segment encoding these proteins:
- the LOC135908978 gene encoding membrane metallo-endopeptidase-like 1 codes for MRVTFFVDQASSESVVFTRYQVHGEPATDLPLEVSSTALINVVLQQAAISRQALVQTGSVTVNLQLQTLSELVLEPIRRGTLKEETPAGKAPRSSQIVLTATGVSIKVQHLTLMTVLMLIVTAVTIIIVFLFARGAKSPPSPPFCKTEDCLVHSWRLSNGLNRDLDPCHNFSAYVCSTWSPSKGYLAYSNSAMADVRKSWFPHFYSVLSEGMKSISVGHKPMAMYESCMGNRSQYGSNLDIFWKFLNECRLSWPEKPTPSDTSALDVLMTLEFKWQVPLVFQVRAMRLSSPNWRFILEPSSLIPILYKQHLTVKSTGGYAKYWATFFYILNRNYTKYGVDTKFINRAMVMEGDVFRKLLNARRLQVIEPALVRITRIGLHTPPLASKLWLRAFRQTELEPEVKPNDQVFIGDVEFFRTMATVMSSNRRTELLSLIAWSCVQLFAPAADIQLLENRYDQGITTYRPYFCERFVEAAYRLLVIALSSVSRFTPAQRAAVKAGFDSLVSAAADAANATQWLDIESRKLAVEKLRSTRLKLWPPERFLENDLLERMYSDFPSTELSFAEYWVKTSRCAAKMHDPHADIDVFSFAVNYALPYVLYDASSGDVNVAVGAIAPPLYYPGGTDAMFYGGLGFSMALNLVASVDRHGLL; via the exons atgcgggtgacgtttttcgtcgaccaggcgtcatcagagtctgttgtgttcacccgataccaagtgcacggtgagccagcgacggaccttcctcttgaagttagttctaccgcgctgatcaacgtggtgctgcaacaagctgcaatcagccgccaagccctcgtgcaaacaggatcggtgacagtgaatctacaactgcagacactgagcgaactcgttctggaacccatacgacgtggcaccctcaaagaggaaacgcctgccgggaag GCTCCACGCAGCTCTCAGATTGTCCTAACTGCAACAGGTGTTTCAATCAAGGTGCAGCACCTCACCCTTATGACCGTCCTTATGCTGATCGTGACGGCCGTGACAATCATCATTGTGTTTCTGTTCGCACGAGGCGCCAAATCACCACCATCGCCACCGTTCTGCAAGACTGAGGACTGCCTCGTCCACTCGTGGCGCCTCTCTAATGGACTAAACCGCGACCTCGATCCATGCCACAACTTTAGCGCCTACGTCTGCTCCACTTGGTCGCCTTCGAAAGGCTACCTAGCGTACTCGAACTCGGCCATGGCTGACGTAAGGAAATCGTGGTTTCCGCATTTCTACAGCGTACTCAGCGAAGGGATGAAAAGCATTAGTGTGGGCCACAAACCAATGGCCATGTACGAGTCCTGCATGGGCAACCGATCACAGTACGGCTCGAACTTGGACATCTTCTGGAAGTTCCTCAACGAATGCAGACTGTCCTGGCCAGAGAAACCCACGCCAAGTGACACCAGCGCCCTCGACGTACTGATGACGCTAGAATTCAAGTGGCAGGTCCCGTTAGTCTTCCAAGTGCGCGCTATGCGCTTGTCCTCACCGAATTGGCGTTTCATATTAGAGCCCAGTTCCCTCATACCAATTTTGTATAAGCAGCATCTCACAGTCAAAAGCACCGGCGGATACGCGAAATACTGGGCAACGTTTTTCTACATCCTTAACCGAAACTACACTAAGTATGGGGTCGATACGAAGTTTATCAACAGGGCCATGGTTATGGAAGGTGATGTCTTCAGAAAACTGCTGAACGCAAGGCGTCTTCAGGTAATCGAACCAGCTCTGGTGCGAATCACTCGAATAGGACTTCACACTCCGCCGCTGGCCTCGAAGCTGTGGCTACGTGCCTTCAGGCAGACCGAGCTTGAGCCTGAAGTGAAGCCCAACGACCAGGTTTTCATAGGCGACGTAGAGTTCTTCCGGACTATGGCGACCGTGATGTCATCGAACAGAAGAACCGAGCTGCTGTCCCTGATCGCCTGGTCTTGCGTGCAGCTATTTGCTCCGGCAGCGGATATCCAGCTGCTTGAGAATCGGTACGACCAGGGCATCACCACATATCGGCCGTACTTCTGCGAGCGATTCGTCGAGGCCGCCTATCGGCTCCTGGTGATTGCGCTCAGCTCCGTGTCGCGCTTCACGCCAGCACAGCGCGCCGCCGTCAAAGCAGGCTTCGATAGCTTGGTGTCGGCGGCTGCGGACGCGGCCAACGCAACGCAATGGCTGGACATTGAAAGCCGGAAGCTCGCGGTCGAGAAGCTGCGTTCGACGCGACTAAAGCTGTGGCCCCCCGAGCGTTTCCTGGAAAACGACCTGCTCGAGCGTATGTACAGTGATTTTCCCAGCACTGAACTTTCGTTTGCCGAGTACTGGGTGAAGACGAGCCGCTGCGCTGCTAAGATGCATGACCCGCACGCTGACATCGACGTCTTCAGCTTCGCGGTCAACTACGCACTGCCGTACGTGCTCTATGATGCTTCAAGCGGCGACGTCAATGTGGCCGTGGGCGCCATTGCTCCGCCCTTGTACTATCCCGGCGGTACCGACGCCATGTTCTACGGGGGTCTGGGCTTTTCCATGGCACTCAATCTGGTCGCGTCCGTAGACAGACATGGACTGCTGTAG